A genomic region of Glycine max cultivar Williams 82 chromosome 15, Glycine_max_v4.0, whole genome shotgun sequence contains the following coding sequences:
- the LOC100807969 gene encoding coatomer subunit beta'-2 isoform X1, with amino-acid sequence MEQTLSFEFEHEFVQNTARVKSVDMHPTEPWILLGLYSGTISIWNYQTKTEEKSLKISESPVRSAKFIARENWIVAATDDKNIHVYNYDKMEKIVEFAEHKDYIRSLAVHPVLPYVISASDDQVLKLWNWRKGWSCYENFEGHSHYVMQVAFNPKDPSTFASASLDGTLKIWSLDSSAPNFTLEGHQKGVNCVDYFITNDKQYLLSGSDDYTAKVWDYHSRNCVQTLEGHENNVTAICAHPELPIIITASEDSTVKIWDAVTYRLQTTLNFGLKRVWSIGYKKGSSQLAFGCDQGFLIVKISEGRPQ; translated from the exons ATG GAACAGACCCTCTCCTTTGAATTTGAG CATGAATTTGTTCAAAACACGGCAAGAGTGAAATCTGTTGATATGCATCCAACTGAGCCATG gattctactgGGTTTGTATTCAGGAACTATTTCTATTTGGAACTATCAGACAAAG ACTGAAGAGAAGTCTTTAAAAATCAGCGAATCTCCAG TGAGATCAGCAAAGTTCATTGCTCGGGAAAACTGGATTGTTGCAGCTACGGATGACAAAAACATTCACGTCTACAATTATGACAAAATGGAAAAGATAGTAGAATTTGCGGAACATAAAGATTATATCAGGAGTTTAGCTGTTCATCCTGTCCTGCCATATGTAATATCAGCTTCAGATGATCAGGTTCTAAAATTGTGGAATTGGAGGAAAGGTTGGTCTTGTTATGAGAACTTTGAAGGGCACTCACATTATGTGATGCAAGTGGCATTCAACCCTAAGGATCCATCTACCTTTGCTAGTGCATCCCTTGATGGCACCTTGAAG ATCTGGAGCCTTGATTCCTCTGCTCCAAATTTTACCCTGGAAGGACACCAGAAAGGAGTGAATTGTGTTGATTACTTCATAACCAACGACAAACAATATCTTTTAAGTGGTTCTGATGATTACACTGCCAAG GTATGGGATTATCATTCTAGAAACTGTGTACAGACGCTTGAAGGACATGAAAACAATGTTACAGCAATATGTGCTCATCCTGAGCTTCCTATAATAATAACAGCTTCAGAGGATTCTACTGTTAAAATATGGGATGCTGTCACTTACAG GCTTCAAACCACGTTGAACTTTGGTCTCAAGAGAGTATGGAGTATTGGATACAAGAAAGGATCATCTCA GCTTGCATTTGGTTGTGACCAAGGATTTCTAATTGTTAAG attTCAGAAGGAAGACCCCAATAA
- the LOC100804239 gene encoding coatomer subunit beta'-2 isoform X2, with protein MPLRLEIKRKLAQRSERVKCVDLHPTEPWILASLYSGTVCIWNYQSQTMAKSFEVTELPVRSAKFIARKQWVVAGADDMFIRVYNYNTMDKVKVFEAHTDYIRCVAVHPTLPYVLSSSDDMLIKLWDWEKGWICTQIFEGHSHYVMQVTFNPKDTNTFASASLDRTIKIWNLGSPDPNFTLDAHQKGVNCVDYFTGGDKPYLITGSDDHTAKVWDYQTKSCVQTLEGHTHNVSAVCFHPELPIIITGSEDGTVRIWHSTTYRLENTLNYGLERVWAIGYLKSSRRVVIGYDEGTIMVKLGREVPVASMDNSGKIIWSKHNEIQTVNIKSVGADVEVADGERLPLAVKELGTCDLYPQNLKHNPNGRFVVVCGDGEYIIYTALAWRNRSFGSALEFVWSSEGEYAVRESTSKIKIFSKNFQEKRSVRPTFSAERIFGGTLLAMCSNDFICFYDWAECRLIYRIDVNVKNLYWADSGDLVTIASDTSFYILKYNRDVVVSHLDSGRPVDDEGVEDAFELLHEMNERVRTGIWVGDCFIYNNTSWRLNYCVGGEVTTMFHLDRPMYLLGYLANQSRVYLIDKEFNVMGYTLLLSLIEYKTLVMRGDLERANDILPSIPKEHHNSVAHFLESRGMIEDALEVATDPEYRFDLSIQLGKLDVAKSIAIELQSEPKWKQLGELTMSTGKLEMAEECLKYAMDLSGLLLLYSSLGDAEGISKLAILAKEQGKNNVAFLCLFMLGKLEDCLQLLVESNRIPEAALMARSYLPSKVSEIVAIWRKDLNKVNPKAAESLADPEEYPNLFEDWQVALAVESKAVETRNVYPPAEQYVNHADKSQITLVEAFRNMQIEEGEEHLENGDSTHELTEQSGEEHYTEDQEEQNGEEGSQEEAVVVDADSTDGAVLVNGNEADEEWVLAPHH; from the exons ATG CCTCTCAGACTCGAAATCAAG cgcAAGCTTGCGCAAAGATCAGAGAGAGTGAAATGTGTGGATCTACATCCAACAGAGCCATG GATTCTGGCTAGTTTATACTCTGGAACTGTCTGTATCTGGAACTACCAGTCTCAG ACCATGGCAAAATCTTTTGAGGTTACCGAGTTACCAG TTAGATCGGCCAAGTTTATTGCACGCAAACAGTGGGTTGTTGCTGGAGCAGATGATATGTTTATCCGTGTATATAATTACAACACAATGGATAAAGTCAAAGTATTTGAAGCACATACTGATTACATTAGGTGTGTGGCAGTTCATCCTACCCTTCCTTATGTGCTTTCATCATCTGATGATATGCTCATAAAGCTTTGGGATTGGGAAAAAGGCTGGATCTGTACCCAGATATTTGAAGGTCATTCTCATTATGTCATGCAAGTAACATTTAATCCCAAAGACACAAACACCTTTGCAAGTGCATCTCTTGATCGGACAATAAAG ATTTGGAATCTTGGCTCTCCTGACCCTAATTTTACTTTGGATGCTCATCAGAAAGGAGTGAATTGTGTTGATTATTTTACAGGTGGTGACAAACCATATCTAATCACTGGTTCTGATGATCACACTGCTAAg GTATGGGATTATCAGACCAAAAGTTGTGTCCAGACCCTAGAAGGTCACACACACAATGTATCTGCTGTATGCTTTCATCCTGAACTTCCTATAATCATTACTGGTTCTGAGGATGGCACAGTACGCATATGGCACTCCACAACTTATAG GCTTGAGAACACATTAAACTATGGTCTTGAAAGAGTCTGGGCTATTGGATACTTGAAGAGTTCTCGTCG GGTTGTGATTGGCTATGATGAAGGAACAATTATGGTCAAACTTGGTCGAGAAGTACCTGTGGCTAGCATGGACAACAGTGGGAAAATTATTTGGTCTAAGCATAATGAAATTCAGACTGTCAATATAAAAAGTGTAGGAGCAGATGTAGAG GTTGCTGACGGAGAAAGGTTACCTTTAGCTGTTAAGGAGTTGGGCACCTGTGATCTCTACCCCCAA AATTTAAAGCACAATCCAAATGGGAGGTTTGTTGTTGTATGTGGAGATGGTGAGTACATTATATACACTGCATTGGCATGGAGAAATAGGTCATTTGGTTCAGCACTGGAATTTGTTTGGTCTTCTGAGGGAGAATATGCTGTCAGAGAAAGTAcatcaaagattaaaattttcagCAAAAATTTCCAG GAAAAGAGGAGTGTCCGACCAACATTTTCAGCTGAAAGAATATTCGGTGGCACTTTACTGGCGATGTGCTCCAACGATTTCATCTGCTTTTATGACTGGGCTGAATGCAGGTTGATCTATCGCATTGATGTCAATGTGAAA AACCTCTACTGGGCTGACAGTGGTGATCTAGTAACAATTGCTAGTGATACATCATTCTACATTCTGAAGTACAAT CGTGATGTTGTTGTATCACATTTAGATAGTGGAAGACCTGTAGATGATGAAGGTGTTGAAGATGCTTTTGAGCTCTTACATGAAATGAATGAACGTGTCAGGACAGGCATCTGGGTTGGGGATTGCTTTATCTACAACAATACCTCTTGGAGACTTAATTACTGTGTTGGTGGTGAG GTAACTACGATGTTTCATTTGGACCGCCCTATGTACTTGTTGGGATATCTTGCAAACCAAAGTCGTGTTTATTTGATTGACAAAGAGTTTAA TGTTATGGGATACACACTGCTTTTAAGCTTGATTGAGTACAAGACACTTGTGATGCGTGGTGATTTGGAAAGGGCCAATGATATTCTGCCATCAATCCCCAAAGAGCATCATAACAG TGTGGCTCATTTCCTTGAATCACGAGGGATGATAGAAGATGCTCTTGAAGTAGCTACTGACCCTGAGTACAGATTTGATCTATCAATACAGCTTGGAAAACTAGATGTTGCAAAG AGTATTGCAATAGAATTACAGAGCGAGCCTAAATGGAAGCAGTTGGGAGAATTAACTATGTCTACTGGAAAG TTAGAAATGGCTGAGGAATGTTTGAAGTATGCAATGGATTTGAGTGGCTTGTTACTGCTATATTCTTCTTTAGGAGATGCTGAAGGAATATCAAAACTTGCAATCCTTGCTAAGGAGCAAGGGAAAAACAATGTTGCATTCCTTTGCTTATTTATGTTGGGTAAATTAGAAGACTGCCTTCAACTGTTGGTAGAAAG CAATCGAATTCCGGAGGCAGCTTTAATGGCTCGATCTTATCTCCCAAGTAAGGTCTCAGAGATAGTGGCAATTTGGAGAAAAGACCTCAATAAG GTTAATCCAAAAGCTGCTGAATCATTGGCTGATCCTGAAGAATATCCAAATTTGTTTGAAGATTGGCAGGTTGCACTAGCTGTCGAATCTAAAGCTGTGGAAACAAG GAATGTGTACCCTCCTGCGGAGCAGTACGTCAACCATGCTGACAAATCACAAATTACCCTTGTTGAAGCCTTTAGAAACATGCAGATTGAGGAAGGAGAGGAGCATCTGGAGAATGGGGACTCTACTCATGAG TTGACAGAACAAAGTGGAGAAGAGCACTACACAGAGGATCAGGAGGAACAGAATGGAGAGGAAGGAAGCCAAGAGGAGGCAGTTGTAGTGGATGCAGATTCTACAGATGGTGCAGTACTCGTTAATGGTAACGAGGCTGACGAAGAGTGGG TGCTTGCACCACATCACTAG
- the LOC100807969 gene encoding coatomer subunit beta'-2 isoform X2 — MTLSFEFEHEFVQNTARVKSVDMHPTEPWILLGLYSGTISIWNYQTKTEEKSLKISESPVRSAKFIARENWIVAATDDKNIHVYNYDKMEKIVEFAEHKDYIRSLAVHPVLPYVISASDDQVLKLWNWRKGWSCYENFEGHSHYVMQVAFNPKDPSTFASASLDGTLKIWSLDSSAPNFTLEGHQKGVNCVDYFITNDKQYLLSGSDDYTAKVWDYHSRNCVQTLEGHENNVTAICAHPELPIIITASEDSTVKIWDAVTYRLQTTLNFGLKRVWSIGYKKGSSQLAFGCDQGFLIVKISEGRPQ; from the exons ATG ACCCTCTCCTTTGAATTTGAG CATGAATTTGTTCAAAACACGGCAAGAGTGAAATCTGTTGATATGCATCCAACTGAGCCATG gattctactgGGTTTGTATTCAGGAACTATTTCTATTTGGAACTATCAGACAAAG ACTGAAGAGAAGTCTTTAAAAATCAGCGAATCTCCAG TGAGATCAGCAAAGTTCATTGCTCGGGAAAACTGGATTGTTGCAGCTACGGATGACAAAAACATTCACGTCTACAATTATGACAAAATGGAAAAGATAGTAGAATTTGCGGAACATAAAGATTATATCAGGAGTTTAGCTGTTCATCCTGTCCTGCCATATGTAATATCAGCTTCAGATGATCAGGTTCTAAAATTGTGGAATTGGAGGAAAGGTTGGTCTTGTTATGAGAACTTTGAAGGGCACTCACATTATGTGATGCAAGTGGCATTCAACCCTAAGGATCCATCTACCTTTGCTAGTGCATCCCTTGATGGCACCTTGAAG ATCTGGAGCCTTGATTCCTCTGCTCCAAATTTTACCCTGGAAGGACACCAGAAAGGAGTGAATTGTGTTGATTACTTCATAACCAACGACAAACAATATCTTTTAAGTGGTTCTGATGATTACACTGCCAAG GTATGGGATTATCATTCTAGAAACTGTGTACAGACGCTTGAAGGACATGAAAACAATGTTACAGCAATATGTGCTCATCCTGAGCTTCCTATAATAATAACAGCTTCAGAGGATTCTACTGTTAAAATATGGGATGCTGTCACTTACAG GCTTCAAACCACGTTGAACTTTGGTCTCAAGAGAGTATGGAGTATTGGATACAAGAAAGGATCATCTCA GCTTGCATTTGGTTGTGACCAAGGATTTCTAATTGTTAAG attTCAGAAGGAAGACCCCAATAA
- the LOC100804239 gene encoding coatomer subunit beta'-2 isoform X1, translating into MPLRLEIKRKLAQRSERVKCVDLHPTEPWILASLYSGTVCIWNYQSQTMAKSFEVTELPVRSAKFIARKQWVVAGADDMFIRVYNYNTMDKVKVFEAHTDYIRCVAVHPTLPYVLSSSDDMLIKLWDWEKGWICTQIFEGHSHYVMQVTFNPKDTNTFASASLDRTIKIWNLGSPDPNFTLDAHQKGVNCVDYFTGGDKPYLITGSDDHTAKVWDYQTKSCVQTLEGHTHNVSAVCFHPELPIIITGSEDGTVRIWHSTTYRLENTLNYGLERVWAIGYLKSSRRVVIGYDEGTIMVKLGREVPVASMDNSGKIIWSKHNEIQTVNIKSVGADVEVADGERLPLAVKELGTCDLYPQNLKHNPNGRFVVVCGDGEYIIYTALAWRNRSFGSALEFVWSSEGEYAVRESTSKIKIFSKNFQEKRSVRPTFSAERIFGGTLLAMCSNDFICFYDWAECRLIYRIDVNVKNLYWADSGDLVTIASDTSFYILKYNRDVVVSHLDSGRPVDDEGVEDAFELLHEMNERVRTGIWVGDCFIYNNTSWRLNYCVGGEVTTMFHLDRPMYLLGYLANQSRVYLIDKEFNVMGYTLLLSLIEYKTLVMRGDLERANDILPSIPKEHHNSVAHFLESRGMIEDALEVATDPEYRFDLSIQLGKLDVAKSIAIELQSEPKWKQLGELTMSTGKLEMAEECLKYAMDLSGLLLLYSSLGDAEGISKLAILAKEQGKNNVAFLCLFMLGKLEDCLQLLVESNRIPEAALMARSYLPSKVSEIVAIWRKDLNKVNPKAAESLADPEEYPNLFEDWQVALAVESKAVETRNVYPPAEQYVNHADKSQITLVEAFRNMQIEEGEEHLENGDSTHELTEQSGEEHYTEDQEEQNGEEGSQEEAVVVDADSTDGAVLVNGNEADEEWGTNNEGAPSA; encoded by the exons ATG CCTCTCAGACTCGAAATCAAG cgcAAGCTTGCGCAAAGATCAGAGAGAGTGAAATGTGTGGATCTACATCCAACAGAGCCATG GATTCTGGCTAGTTTATACTCTGGAACTGTCTGTATCTGGAACTACCAGTCTCAG ACCATGGCAAAATCTTTTGAGGTTACCGAGTTACCAG TTAGATCGGCCAAGTTTATTGCACGCAAACAGTGGGTTGTTGCTGGAGCAGATGATATGTTTATCCGTGTATATAATTACAACACAATGGATAAAGTCAAAGTATTTGAAGCACATACTGATTACATTAGGTGTGTGGCAGTTCATCCTACCCTTCCTTATGTGCTTTCATCATCTGATGATATGCTCATAAAGCTTTGGGATTGGGAAAAAGGCTGGATCTGTACCCAGATATTTGAAGGTCATTCTCATTATGTCATGCAAGTAACATTTAATCCCAAAGACACAAACACCTTTGCAAGTGCATCTCTTGATCGGACAATAAAG ATTTGGAATCTTGGCTCTCCTGACCCTAATTTTACTTTGGATGCTCATCAGAAAGGAGTGAATTGTGTTGATTATTTTACAGGTGGTGACAAACCATATCTAATCACTGGTTCTGATGATCACACTGCTAAg GTATGGGATTATCAGACCAAAAGTTGTGTCCAGACCCTAGAAGGTCACACACACAATGTATCTGCTGTATGCTTTCATCCTGAACTTCCTATAATCATTACTGGTTCTGAGGATGGCACAGTACGCATATGGCACTCCACAACTTATAG GCTTGAGAACACATTAAACTATGGTCTTGAAAGAGTCTGGGCTATTGGATACTTGAAGAGTTCTCGTCG GGTTGTGATTGGCTATGATGAAGGAACAATTATGGTCAAACTTGGTCGAGAAGTACCTGTGGCTAGCATGGACAACAGTGGGAAAATTATTTGGTCTAAGCATAATGAAATTCAGACTGTCAATATAAAAAGTGTAGGAGCAGATGTAGAG GTTGCTGACGGAGAAAGGTTACCTTTAGCTGTTAAGGAGTTGGGCACCTGTGATCTCTACCCCCAA AATTTAAAGCACAATCCAAATGGGAGGTTTGTTGTTGTATGTGGAGATGGTGAGTACATTATATACACTGCATTGGCATGGAGAAATAGGTCATTTGGTTCAGCACTGGAATTTGTTTGGTCTTCTGAGGGAGAATATGCTGTCAGAGAAAGTAcatcaaagattaaaattttcagCAAAAATTTCCAG GAAAAGAGGAGTGTCCGACCAACATTTTCAGCTGAAAGAATATTCGGTGGCACTTTACTGGCGATGTGCTCCAACGATTTCATCTGCTTTTATGACTGGGCTGAATGCAGGTTGATCTATCGCATTGATGTCAATGTGAAA AACCTCTACTGGGCTGACAGTGGTGATCTAGTAACAATTGCTAGTGATACATCATTCTACATTCTGAAGTACAAT CGTGATGTTGTTGTATCACATTTAGATAGTGGAAGACCTGTAGATGATGAAGGTGTTGAAGATGCTTTTGAGCTCTTACATGAAATGAATGAACGTGTCAGGACAGGCATCTGGGTTGGGGATTGCTTTATCTACAACAATACCTCTTGGAGACTTAATTACTGTGTTGGTGGTGAG GTAACTACGATGTTTCATTTGGACCGCCCTATGTACTTGTTGGGATATCTTGCAAACCAAAGTCGTGTTTATTTGATTGACAAAGAGTTTAA TGTTATGGGATACACACTGCTTTTAAGCTTGATTGAGTACAAGACACTTGTGATGCGTGGTGATTTGGAAAGGGCCAATGATATTCTGCCATCAATCCCCAAAGAGCATCATAACAG TGTGGCTCATTTCCTTGAATCACGAGGGATGATAGAAGATGCTCTTGAAGTAGCTACTGACCCTGAGTACAGATTTGATCTATCAATACAGCTTGGAAAACTAGATGTTGCAAAG AGTATTGCAATAGAATTACAGAGCGAGCCTAAATGGAAGCAGTTGGGAGAATTAACTATGTCTACTGGAAAG TTAGAAATGGCTGAGGAATGTTTGAAGTATGCAATGGATTTGAGTGGCTTGTTACTGCTATATTCTTCTTTAGGAGATGCTGAAGGAATATCAAAACTTGCAATCCTTGCTAAGGAGCAAGGGAAAAACAATGTTGCATTCCTTTGCTTATTTATGTTGGGTAAATTAGAAGACTGCCTTCAACTGTTGGTAGAAAG CAATCGAATTCCGGAGGCAGCTTTAATGGCTCGATCTTATCTCCCAAGTAAGGTCTCAGAGATAGTGGCAATTTGGAGAAAAGACCTCAATAAG GTTAATCCAAAAGCTGCTGAATCATTGGCTGATCCTGAAGAATATCCAAATTTGTTTGAAGATTGGCAGGTTGCACTAGCTGTCGAATCTAAAGCTGTGGAAACAAG GAATGTGTACCCTCCTGCGGAGCAGTACGTCAACCATGCTGACAAATCACAAATTACCCTTGTTGAAGCCTTTAGAAACATGCAGATTGAGGAAGGAGAGGAGCATCTGGAGAATGGGGACTCTACTCATGAG TTGACAGAACAAAGTGGAGAAGAGCACTACACAGAGGATCAGGAGGAACAGAATGGAGAGGAAGGAAGCCAAGAGGAGGCAGTTGTAGTGGATGCAGATTCTACAGATGGTGCAGTACTCGTTAATGGTAACGAGGCTGACGAAGAGTGGGGTACGAATAATGAAGGAGCCCCGTCAGCCTAA